From a single Arachis hypogaea cultivar Tifrunner chromosome 3, arahy.Tifrunner.gnm2.J5K5, whole genome shotgun sequence genomic region:
- the LOC112789774 gene encoding amine oxidase [copper-containing] gamma 1-like → MEGRKLRRSLVLSISISLFLLLTWLHLPSSPENFIKKPGPTHHESDVPHHPLDPLTVHEFNKVRAILATHPLFESSSTYSLNAIALEEPDKELVLKWKRGDPLLPRKASVTAMVKGKSHILLVDLNTSEVSYNELGSTSGYPILTIEETARILEVPFKNVEFNSTIAQRGINMGDVKCVPLSSGWYNMPIENKRRVIKVQCFSMKDSVNFYMKPIEGLTVLIDIDREEVLHIFDNGRGIPVAKGIDTDYRYSVQKLRGELHLFNPISMEQPKGPSFIVEDGHLVKWANWEFHLKADARAGIIISQAKVRDPDTSEMRSVMYKGFTSELFVPYMDPTDAWYFKTYMDAGEYGFGLQAMPLDPLNDCPRNAYYMDAVFAAADATPYLRPNIICVFETYAGDIAWRHAETPFNNFKVTEVRPKVNLVVRMAASVGNYDYIVDWEFQTDGLIRSKVGLSGMLMVKGTIYDHMNQVPSEEYLYGPLLSENLIGVIHDHYIIYYLDLDIDGTDNSFTKVNIKKH, encoded by the exons ATGGAGGGAAGAAAATTGAGAAGGTCTCTGGTTCTCTCAATATCTATATCACTCTTTCTACTCCTCACCTGGCTTCACCTTCCATCATCCCCTGAGAATTTCATCAAGAAACCGGGCCCCACACACCATGAATCGGATGTTCCTCACCACCCTTTAGACCCTTTAACCGTTCACGAATTCAACAAGGTCCGTGCCATTCTCGCCACGCACCCTCTCTTCGAGTCCTCATCCACGTACTCACTCAACGCCATTGCCCTTGAAGAGCCGGATAAAGAGCTCGTTCTCAAATGGAAGCGCGGAGATCCCCTTCTGCCAAGGAAGGCCTCCGTCACTGCTATGGTCAAGGGAAAATCTCATATCCTCTTAGTGGACCTCAATACTTCCGAG GTATCCTATAATGAATTGGGTTCGACTTCGGGGTACCCAATATTAACGATAGAGGAGACGGCGAGAATACTCGAGGTTCCATTCAAGAACGTGGAGTTCAATAGCACCATCGCTCAGCGTGGGATCAACATGGGAGATGTTAAATGCGTGCCACTCTCTTCAGGGTGGTACAATATGCCAATAGAGAACAAAAGAAGGGTGATTAAGGTGCAGTGTTTTTCCATGAAGGACAGCGTGAACTTCTACATGAAACCAATTGAGGGGCTCACTGTGCTGATTGACATAGATAGGGAAGAGGTGTTGCACATTTTTGATAATGGCAGAGGCATCCCTGTTGCTAAGGGAATTGACACTGACTACCGTTACTCTGTTCAAAAACTGCGTGGTGAATTGCATCTCTTCAATCCAATATCAATGGAGCAGCCCAAAGGGCCAAGCTTCATAGTTGAAGATGGGCATTTGGTCAAATGGGCAAATTGGGAATTTCACTTGAAGGCAGATGCCAGAGCTGGGATCATAATTTCACAGGCCAAG GTTAGGGATCCAGACACGTCAGAGATGAGGAGCGTGATGTACAAAGGATTCACATCTGAATTGTTCGTACCGTATATGGATCCAACGGACGCGTGGTATTTTAAGACGTACATGGACGCGGGCGAATACGGGTTTGGGCTGCAAGCAATGCCTCTGGACCCACTCAACGACTGCCCAAGAAATGCTTACTACATGGATGCAGTCTTTGCAGCCGCTGATGCCACGCCCTACCTCCGACCCAACATCATCTGCGTCTTTGAGACTTATGCTGGGGACATTGCTTGGCGCCACGCTGAGACCCCCTTCAATAACTTCAAG GTTACAGAGGTGAGGCCAAAAGTGAATCTAGTGGTTCGGATGGCAGCCTCCGTGGGAAACTACGACTACATCGTTGACTGGGAATTCCAAACTGATGGGCTAATCAGATCAAAG GTTGGACTAAGTGGTATGTTGATGGTGAAAGGAACAATCTATGATCACATGAACCAAGTTCCAAGCGAAGAATATCTCTATGGCCCCCTTTTGAGCGAGAACTTAATCGGTGTAATTCATGACCATTACATCATCTATTACCTTGATTTGGACATAGATGGCACTGACAATTCATTTACCAAAGTAAATATTAAGAAACATTAG
- the LOC112789775 gene encoding lanC-like protein GCL2, with amino-acid sequence MADRFFPNSMPEFVPETAPSTPLEQQEAVTVGDSLPKLLAMPHAPLWERLKRAALDLKETIVVETWGLSGQRARDFTLYCGLLGTAFLLLKSYHVTGNANDLALCSQVVKACDAASATSRDVSFLCGRAGVCALGAVAAKLAGDDESLRYYLAQFEKIKLPRSLPDELLYGRVGFLWACLFLNKHLGQGTVPSTYTRVVVDEIIKNGRAMGRKLGRCPLMFEWYGEKYWGAAHGLAGIMHVLMDMDLKPDELEDVKGTLKYMIHNRFPSGNYPASEDDRKRDVLVHWCHGAPGVALTLVKAAKLFGDKEFLDAAIEAAEVVWNRGLLKRVGICHGISGNAYVFLSLYQLTRDAKYLYRAKAFACFLLERAHKLISQGEMHAGDTPYSLFEGQGGMAYLFFDMIDPTQSKFPAYEL; translated from the exons ATGGCGGACCGCTTCTTCCCCAACTCCATGCCCGAATTCGTACCCGAAACGGCGCCGTCTACCCCTCTTGAACAACAAGAAGCCGTTACTGTCGGCGACTCACTCCCGAAGCTGCTGGCCATGCCCCACGCCCCACTCTGGGAGCGTCTCAAACGCGCTGCCCTCGACCTCAAAGAAACC ATAGTGGTGGAGACTTGGGGGTTATCGGGCCAGCGCGCACGTGACTTCACTCTCTATTGCGGCCTCCTTGGCACAGCTTTTCTTCTCCTCAAATCGTACCACGTGACCGGAAACGCAAATGACCTTGCGCTGTGTTCCCAAGTTGTGAAGGCTTGCGACGCTGCTTCTGCCACCTCCAG GGATGTGAGTTTCCTTTGTGGGCGTGCTGGTGTGTGCGCCCTTGGGGCTGTGGCTGCGAAGCTCGCTGGGGATGATGAGtccttgaggtactacttggctCAATTTGAAAAG ATTAAGCTACCAAGAAGTCTTCCTGACGAGTTGCTATATGGGAGGGTAGGTTTTCTTTGGGCATGTTTATTCTTAAACAAGCATCTTGGTCAGGGGACAGTTCCATCCACTTACACT CGTGTGGTTGTGGATGAAATCATAAAGAACGGAAGGGCAATGGGTAGGAAATTGGGAAGATGCCCATTGATGTTCGAATGGTATGGAGAGAAGTATTGGGGTGCTGCACATGGACTGGCTGGGATTATGCATgtcttgatggatatggatttaAAGCCAGATGAGCTTGAGGACGTCAAGGGCACCCTTAAATATATGATACACAATCGCTTTCCAAGTGGAAACTATCCTGCTAGTGAAGATGATAGAAAGAGAGACGTCCTTGTGCACTGGTGTCATGGGGCTCCTGGAGTGGCCCTCACACTTGTCAAAGCAGCTAAG CTTTTTGGAGATAAGGAATTCTTGGATGCTGCTATAGAAGCTGCAGAGGTTGTTTGGAACCGTGGTCTACTTAAGCGAGTTGGGATTTGCCATGGTATTAGTGGGAATGCATATGTCTTCTTGTCACTATACCAACTAACCAGGGATGCAAAGTATTTATACAGGGCCAAAGCTTttgcttgctttttgcttgagAGAGCTCATAAGCTGATATCACAAGGTGAAATGCATGCAGGTGATACACCATATTCCTTGTTTGAAGGGCAAGGAGGTATGGCTTATCTCTTCTTTGACATGATTGACCCTACTCAATCTAAATTCCCAGCTTATGAACTATGA